One window of the Colletotrichum lupini chromosome 9, complete sequence genome contains the following:
- a CDS encoding pectin lyase: MFAKSFLLAAAALAQQAAAVSVTGTPEGFASGTTGGGSATAVTPTTNDELVSYLGDSSARVIVLTKTFDFTDEDGTATETGCAPWGTASACQVAINKDSWCDNYQSSAPSVSVTYNKAGLNPIKVASNKSIIGSGSKGVIVGKGLRIAGAENVIIQNIKIENINPKYVWGGDAITLDTTDNVWIDHVTTSKIGRQHLVLGTSASGKVTVSNSEFDGQSDYSATCDGYHYWVNYFAGSSDTITYMNNYIHHFSGRAPKVNGNSFVHALNNYWSDSTGHGFEVTSGGYVLAEGNVFSNVATVIEAGGDGATLAITSSNAADCSSKMGRSCQANSFSSSGTFTGTDTSVLSKFGSADIPDAVAASSVSSSSAGYGKI; encoded by the exons ATGTTCGCCAAGTCCTTCCTTTTGGCCGCTGCGGCCCTTGCCCAGCAGGCTGCTGCCGTCTCCGTCACCGGTACCCCCGAGGGTTTCGCCTCTGGCACCACCGGCGGAGGCTCCGCGACTGCCGTCACCCCCACCACCAACGACGAGCTGGTCTCGTACCTCGGCGACTCGTCCGCTCGTGTCATCGTCCTGACCAAGACCTTCGACTTCACCGACGAGGACGGCACCGCCACCGAGACCGGCTGCGCTCCCTGGGGAACCGCCTCCGCCTGCCAGGTCGCCATCAACAAGGACTCGTGGTGCGACAACTACCAGTCCAGCGCCCCCTCCGTCTCTGTTACCTACAACAAGGCCGGTCTCAACCCCATCAAGGTTGCTTCCAACAAGTCCATCATCGGATCCGGCTCCAAGGGTGTCATTGTTGGCAAGGGTCTGAGAATCGCCGGTGCCGAGAACGTCATCATCCAGAACATCAAGATTGAGAACATCAACCCGAAGTACGTCTGGGGTGGTGATGCCATCACTCTCGACACCACCGACAACGTCTGGATCGACCACGTCACC ACCTCCAAGATCGGTCGCCAGCACCTTGTTCTCGGCACCTCTGCCTCCGGCAAGGTGACCGTCTCCAACTCTGAGTTCGATGGCCAGAGCGACTACTCTGCCACCTGCGACGGCTACCACTACTGGGTCAACTACTTCGCCGGCTCCAGCGACACCATCACCTACATGAACAACTACATCCACCACTTCTCTG GCCGTGCCCCCAAGGTCAACGGAAACTCCTTCGTCCACGCCCTGAACAACTACTGGTCCGACTCCACCGGCCACGGCTTCGAGGTCACCTCCGGCGGCTACGTCCTGGCTGAGGGCAACGTCTTCAGCAACGTCGCGACCGTCATCGAGGCCGGCGGCGACGGTGCCACCCTTGCCATCACCTCCTCCAACGCTGCCGACTGCTCCTCCAAGATGGGCCGCTCTTGCCAGGCCAACAGCTTCTCCAGCTCCGGCACCTTCACCGGCACCGACACCAGCGTACTCAGCAAGTTTGGCAGCGCCGATATCCCCGACGCCGTTGCCGCCTCTTCCGTCTCCAGCAGCAGTGCTGGCTACGGCAAGATCTAA
- a CDS encoding rhamnogalacturonate lyase, whose product MGIAEIRPCFDNVKFPKGLETLCSSYALLRESTVRTPYHELSGFDALRTCPKDSFQGFKIMHFSRLSALALAGKLASAGKGPFLEQINDSTWVIGNDHWNLTQGWLYATKLFWEGVPGADLVGSAAGHYVGYDGENNLQFTNATIASRGTDYIDVSFSAAAGDFHWVIFDDLTGAYQYFVNRALPDISILRTLWRLAPDVFLNGRTHLKDEPLPDFSLYATATNVQDETWQLADGSFITKYDWSNAVRDRDFYGVYGPKAGSWYIHPTTEYYNSDHLSQTLTVHRESKTGDAVQLNVVQDTSHFRVGKTVPQPAGKVWGPWLWYLNNGDVADAAEKHKEEVKHVPYTWFKDTAYHSRGGVQGTLVLSDGRPASGAAVFLGDTDTTIRPSIQGKNYYYTTYTNDKGRFSFDNVRTGGYAVYATSNGGKLADVYTNFTAPLTITKDKTLNLGELSWTVPKSKQIFQIGEFDKKANGFKNGGVPYQHGVAAKSPANLTFTVGKSQNEDWYFAQSAIGKWTIEFDIPSADLAANKTALLSVSLAGYSQSAALDIDVNGQVYGSLSKDTLTSDPALYRSGKVSGEWRFFQYKIDTDVLKAGQNKSKHPLLGTPPFWAPPKIPPSHHIKTLPIILIQHNNYKNRPNAFLFSTLTN is encoded by the exons ATGGGCATCGCGGAGATTCGGCCTTGTTTCGACAACGTCAAGTTTCCCAAGGGACTGGAAACACTGTGTTCTAGCTATGCTTTGCTGCGTGAGTCTACAGTGCGAACGCCTTATCACGAATTGTCAGGTTTCGATGC CTTGAGAACCTGCCCCAAAGACAGCTTTCAAGGCTTCAAGATCATGCACTTCTCTCGGCTGTCCGCGTTGGCTTTGGCCGGCAAATTGGCCAGTGCCGGGAAGGGTCCCTTTCTCGAGCAGATTAATGACTCGACCTGGGTCATTGGAAATGATCACTGGAACTTGACACAGGGTTGGCTCTACGCAACCAAGCTTTTCTGGGAGGGTGTCCCGGGCGCCGATCTTGTGGGTTCGGCTGCCGGCCACTACGTCGGCTACG ATGGGGAGAACAATCTCCAGTTCACAAACGCCACAATCGCATCCCGCGGTACGGACTACATCGATGTCAGCTTCTCCGCCGCTGCCGGTGACTTCCACTGGGTGATCTTTGACGACTTGACCGGCGCGTACCAGTACTTTGTCAACCGGGCCCTCCCCGACATTAGCATCCTCCGGACTTTGTGGAGGTTGGCCCCCGACGTCTTCCTCAACGGTCGCACGCATCTCAAAGATGAGCCCCTGCCCGACTTTTCGCTCTACGCCACCGCGACCAATGTACAGGATGAGACCTGGCAACTGGCCGATGGGTCCTTCATCACAAAGTACGACTGGTCCAATGCTGTCAGGGATCGTGACTTCTACGGCGTCTACGGCCCCAAAGCCGGGTCGTGGTACATCCATCCTACGACGGAGTACTACAACAGCGACCACCTGAGCCAAACTTTGACG GTCCACCGAGAGTCAAAGACTGGAGATGCAGTCCAGCTCAATGTCGTTCAGGACACTTCTCACTTCCGTGTTGGCAAGACAGTGCCTCAGCCAGCAGGCAAGGTCTGGGGACCTTGGTTGTGGTATCTC AACAATGGAGACGTAGCGGACGCCGCGGAAAAGCACAAGGAGGAAGTCAAACACGTCCCTTACACATGGTTCAAGGACACAGCCTACCACTCTCGTGGCGGAGTCCAGGGAACTCTGGTCCTCTCCGACGGCCGTCCCGCCTCTGGCGCTGCTGTCTTCCTCGGTGACACCGACACGACCATCCGCCCCTCGATTCAGGGCAAGAACTACTACTACACGACGTACACCAACGACAAGGGTCGATTCTCCTTCGACAATGTTCGCACTGGCGGGTACGCCGTCTACGCCACCTCCAACGGTGGCAAGCTGGCTGACGTCTACACAAACTTCACTGCGCCCCTGACCATTACGAAGGACAAGACACTGAACCTCGGCGAGCTCTCGTGGACCGTCCCCAAAAGCAAGCAGATCTTCCAGATCGGCGAGTTCGACAAGAAGGCCAACGGTTTCAAGAACGGCGGCGTGCCCTACCAGCACGGCGTGGCGGCGAAGAGCCCCGCAAACCTGACCTTCACCGTCGGCAAGTCCCAGAACGAGGATTGGTACTTTGCGCAGTCCGCCATCGGAAAGTGGACGATCGAGTTTGACATTCCCTCGGCGGACCTCGCTGCAAACAAGACTGCGCTGCTCAGCGTGTCGCTGGCTGGGTACTCGCAGAGCGCGGCTTTGGACATTGACGTCAACGGGCAGGTTTACGGCTCCCTGAGCAAGGACACGTTGACTAGCGATCCTGCTCTGTACCGGTCTGGCAAGGTGAGCGGCGAGTGGCGGTTCTTCCAGTACAAGATTGATACCGACGTTCTCAAGGCTGGGCAGAataagtcaaagcacccacttttgggcaccccccccttttgggcacccccaaaaatccctcccagccaccacattaaaaccctacctattattttaattcaACATAacaattataaaaatcgtccaaATGCATTCCTTTTTAGCacacttactaattag
- a CDS encoding fungal specific transcription factor, with the protein MHVRIWLPLHHLRLKQGLHHPYVKSETRGLWRKFLDFLHPHRMGFLEVLLSFQNRCANCRQRRSYCSKEKPTCSRCRDSGLNCTYETSVKITVTEAYLRELEAKAKAYDDSLLRQSQLPAPISGKAPAHRISAEEHEEGFEDEHPLLEPFNQMSVHKPSTSFKGPGNSDNFLRSVRNLSGFYGDDGSLDANTNFYEPSALPSRREKARTQVRLPPIDIARRLFAAQYTYIGTIFAFTDPKASFDRSLIEASRGPPDPSDREACLSYAKVLIILAFGQLYSVNQWVDFRGPPGFDYFTHALNLLPDTHEEGSLLCVETLALIGYFMQNMNRRDAAFLYTGMALRMAISLGLHHEVGFSAAPHALQGQDNNPTALDNATREHRRRVWWSVYSLDRILSVKSGNPITIQDEDIGVDLPSRLQTEAEYCPAVVLRHYTELSKILGEIHNAIYRKTSKTAPKSGKRLMASVQSIVLSLSKWNSNLPDELRFDPARLSISRESVSTFAHYYQCINMTARPLLFHVVQKRLQKIRASSDAGEKERGWKEGLSQTTVRVIDMCIGAAQDTINIMTVAAQRDLVATYGYMDGEHVFSASIVLVMVCVAFPTDPSSIMAMNAGLDLLRGMGERGNSYMGARYELLANLRSAVMSGTNAHAEPLPPFPTSFSPTESLVLAGAGGGLLPSTQPTSSSSVLPMTTGDTRGGHMAMQGVTGQQRVTFPVVDNSSLGEPFFDESVSTVMDFGLWEEGFADPAMDASFDFSQWTHAAGMTQADDRMDRRLDANGLVRVKKTHQPTLDNPSHYGQSLFVTEPFPKSQTLGATPTPGAGWIRATISAIRIVGGERCGKSQVPPQVSGVGEDLRSSWLAVDKFAVGTIIKAATSSHPEASSAMATISTPDDVSGAGVEKGLGSDIDRSESNNGTMAIESLDPAAEKKLLLKLDAYFVPIIMVVYLTCFLDRTNIGNVRVAGMPEDIGATTQEFSTAISIFYATYVVFEPPWTIMMKRITPRVLLTGLCIIWSLSTVFSGFIHNIGGLYAVRLVLGMCEAGLFPALNLYLTMVYKRDEQAKRVSYLFVCSAIAGAFGGLLAYALLKMDGVAGYAGWRWVFIIEGVVSILIAPILWFGLPNDPSNAYFLSDEEKRMMKIRAAQRAQYMGSDEFSWEEIKIELRDPKLYLSGAIQFCQDILLYGFSTFLPSIIVSMGRTSIEAQYLSIPVFLFGAIAFLATAYISDRILVRGPLIFLANIPGIIGYILIICPTSSGVKFFGTFLCAIAVYNGPGLNLTWLNVNVAPQYRRATAIGMQQAIGNCAGIVAGQIYRKAPYLLGNAFSVGALGVAQLLVVGKWFYIRHCNEMKRKIESGEMEDKRKVKTGDWELDFKYHM; encoded by the exons ATGCATGTCAGAATATGGCTCCCATTGCACCATCTCCGCCTCAAGCAGGGCCTTCATCATCCCTATGTGAAGTCGGAAACTCGAGGCCTGTGGCGTAAGTTCCTTGATTTTCTTCATCCTCATCGTATGGGCTTCCTAGAAGTGTTGCTGAGCTTCCAGAATAGATGTGCCAATTGCCGACAAAGACGATCCTACTGCTCGAAAGAGAAGCCTACCTGTTCACGATGTCGTGACAGCGGCCTGAACTGTACGTATGAGACGAGTGTCAAGATCACCGTCACAGAGGC CTATCTACGAGAACTCGAAGCTAAGGCTAAAGCGTATGACG ACTCGCTTCTTCGGCAGTCTCAGCTACCAGCTCCGATCTCTGGAAAAGCGCCTGCCCACCGCATCTCAGCCGAAGAGCACGAGGAAGGATTTGAAGATGAACATCCCTTGCTCGAGCCGTTCAATCAGATGAGCGTTCACAAGCCCTCGACAAGCTTCAAGGGCCCTGGTAATTCGGACAATTTTCTACGCAGTGTGAGAAACCTTTCAGGTTTCTACGGCGACGACGGGAGCCTGGACGCCAACACAAACTTTTACGAGCCAAGTGCCCTACCTTCAAGACGTGAAAAAGCGAGGACGCAAGTTCGACTCCCGCCTATAGACATTGCCCGACGACTATTTGCCGCACAGTACACCTATATTGGGACGATATTCGCCTTTACGGATCCTAAAGCCAGCTTCGATCGCTCGCTCATCGAGGCGTCTCGAGGTCCTCCTGATCCCTCTGACAGAGAAGCATGTTTGTCATACGCAAAGGTCCTCATCATTTTGGCTTTCGGTCAACTCTACTCTGTCAACCAATGGGTCGATTTCAGGGGTCCGCCAGGGTTCGACTACTTCACGCATGCCTTGAACCTATTACCCGATACCCATGAAGAAGGATCGTTGTTGTGCGTGGAAACACTGGCCCTCATCGGGTATTTCATGCAGAACATGAACCGTCGTGATGCTGCGTTCTTGTATACCGGTATGGCTCTTCGCATGGCCATCTCGCTTGGGCTGCATCATGAAGTCGGATTTAGTGCGGCACCACATGCTTTGCAAGGTCAGGATAACAACCCGACCGCCTTGGATAATGCGACACGCGAACATCGTCGCCGAGTTTGGTGGTCTGTGTATAGTCTAGATCGCATCCTATCGGTCAAATCGGGAAATCCCATCACCATCCAAGACGAGGATATCGGCGTCGACCTGCCTTCGAGACTCCAGACGGAAGCAGAATATTGCCCAGCAGTGGTGCTTCGGCATTATACCGAGCTCTCAAAAATCCTCGGTGAAATCCACAACGCCATCTATCGTAAGACCAGCAAGACAGCGCCTAAATCTGGAAAACGCTTAATGGCATCGGTTCAGAGCATCGTTCTCAGCCTGTCCAAGTGGAATAGCAACTTACCAGATGAGCTTCGGTTTGACCCTGCTCGGCTTAGCATTAGCCGCGAGAGCGTCAGCACGTTTGCGCATTACTATCAGTGCATCAACATGACTGCGCGGCCCTTGCTCTTCCACGTTGTACAGAAGCGACTCCAAAAGATCCGCGCCAGCAGCGATGCAGGGGAGAAAGAGCGAGGCTGGAAAGAGGGATTGTCCCAAACGACTGTCAGGGTTATCGACATGTGCATCGGTGCGGCGCAGGACACTATCAACATCATGACCGTAGCTGCGCAGAGAGATCTTGTTG CAACATATGGATACATGGACGGAGAACATGTCTTCTCAGCATCCATCGTTCTCGTCATGGTTTGCGTCGCCTTCCCGACAGACCCGTCCAGCATCATGGCGATGAACGCCGGTCTCGATCTCCTCCGAGGCATGGGCGAGCGAGGCAACAGCTACATGGGCGCCCGCTACGAGCTCCTCGCCAACCTTCGCTCGGCCGTCATGTCCGGGACAAACGCCCACGCCGAACCCCTGCCTCCGTTCCCGACAAGCTTCTCGCCGACGGAATCGCTAGTGTTGGCAGGAGCAGGAGGAGGGCTTCTTCCAAGTACACAGCCGACTAGTAGCAGTAGTGTACTGCCAATGACTACGGGCGACACTCGAGGAGGCCACATGGCGATGCAAGGCGTGACGGGTCAGCAGCGGGTGACGTTCCCCGTCGTCGACAACAGCTCCCTAGGTGAACCCTTTTTCGATGAGAGCGTGAGCACGGTGATGGACTTTGGGCTCTGGGAAGAAGGCTTTGCCGACCCGGCGATGGACGCGAGCTTTGACTTTTCGCAATGGACTCACGCGGCTGGCATGACTCAGGCTGATGATAGGATGGAT CGTAGACTCGACGCCAATGGCCTGGTTAGAGTCAAGAAAACCCATCAACCGACACTGGACAACCCAAGCCATTATGGACAATCGTTATTCGTTACCGAACCGTTCCCCAAGTCCCAAACTCT GGGCGCCACTCCGACGCCGGGGGCCGGGTGGATACGAGCAACTATCAGCGCTATCAGAATTGTCGGTGGGGAAAGATGTGGGAAGTCCCAAGTTCCCCCGCAAGTATCAGGGGTCGGCGAGGACCTCCGATCTTCTTGGTTGGCCGTGGACAAGTTCGCG GTTGGCACAATCATAAAGGCG GCTACAAGTTCACATCCAGAAGCCAGTTCAGCCATGGCGACCATCTCCACTCCAGACGACGTCTCCGGCGCCGGCGTGGAGAAGGGTCTCGGCAGCGACATTGATCGCTCTGAATCCAACAATGGCACAATGGCAATCGAGTCCCTTGATCCCGCGGCCGAGAAGAAGCTTCTCTTGAAG CTCGACGCCTACTTCGTCCCAATCATCATGGTCGTCTACCTAACCTGCTTCCTCGACCGCACAAACATCGGCAACGTCCGCGTCGCCGGCATGCCCGAGGACATCGGCGCCACAACCCAAGAGTTCTCGACCGCAATCTCCATCTTCTACGCAACCTACGTCGTCTTCGAGCCCCCATGGACAATCATGATGAAGCGCATCACACCGCGCGTCCTCCTCACGGGCCTCTGCATCATCTGGTCCCTCTCCACCGTCTTCTCGGGCTTCATCCACAACATCGGCGGCCTCTACGCCGTCCGCCTCGTCCTCGGCATGTGCGAGGCCGGCTTGTTCCCTGCGCTGAATCTGTATCTCACTATGGTGTATAAGCGCGACGAGCAGGCTAAGAGAGTGTCGTATCTGTTTGTGTGCTCTGCTATTGCGGGCGCGTTTGGTGGGTTGTTGGCGTATGCGCTGTTAAAGATGGATGGGGTGGCTGGGTATGCTGGTTGGCGATGGGTGTTTATTATCGAGGGTGTTGTGAGCATCCTGATTGCTCCGATTCTGTGGTTCGGTCTGCCGAATGACCCCTCGAATGCGTACTTCCTCTCCGACGAGGAGAAGCGCATGATGAAGATTCGTGCTGCGCAGCGTGCTCAGTATATGGGAAGTGATGAGTTCAGCTGGGAGGAGATCAAGATTGAACTTCGCGATCCCAAGCTTTACCTGAG CGGAGCCATCCAATTCTGTCAAGACATCCTCCTCTACGGCTTCAGCACATTCCTCCCTTCCATCATCGTGTCCATGGGCCGCACGAGCATCGAAGCCCAATACCTCAGCATTCCCGTCTTCCTCTTCGGCGCCATCGCCTTCCTGGCGACAGCCTACATCTCGGATCGCATCCTCGTCCGCGGCCCGCTCATCTTCCTTGCCAACATCCCAGGCATCATCGGCTATATCCTCATCATCTGCCCGACGAGCAGCGGCGTCAAATTCTTCGGTACCTTCCTCTGCGCCATTGCCGTCTACAACGGCCCCGGTCTCAACCTGACGTGGCTCAACGTAAATGTCGCGCCGCAGTACCGCCGTGCTACGGCAATTGGTATGCAGCAGGCTATTGGCAACTGTGCGGGTATCGTTGCCGGTCAGATTTACCGCAAGGCGCCGTATTTGCTTGGTAACGCGTTCTCTGTCGGTGCGCTGGGTGTTGCGCAGCTTTTGGTTGTTGGAAAGTGGTTCTATATCCGCCACTGCAATGAGATGAAGAGGAAGATTGAGAGTGGCGAGATGGAGGATAAGAGGAAGGTTAAGACTGGTGATTGGGAATTGGATTTCAAGTATCACATGTAG